In Ipomoea triloba cultivar NCNSP0323 chromosome 15, ASM357664v1, one genomic interval encodes:
- the LOC116005463 gene encoding deSI-like protein At4g17486 encodes MWCKTIVLSRKRKTGAVPVYLNVYDLTPINGYAYWFGLGVYHSGVQVHGVEYGFGAHEHSTTGIFEVEPKQCPGFTFRKSILIGRTDLGPKEVRAFMEKLAEEYSGNSYNLITKNCNHFCNDVCSRLTGKPIPRWVNRLARLGFLCNCVLPAGLNETKVRHVKAEDRLSDKKKLRSHSSRFVNSSNTNIMPPRPTRSATSNRRQRSRNSPSMSLIRSASTSPSTMRV; translated from the exons aTGTGGTGCAAAACGATAGTATTGAGCCGGAAAAGGAAGACGGGGGCGGTGCCGGTGTACCTGAACGTATATGATCTCACCCCAATCAATGGCTACGCTTACTGGTTCGGCCTAGGGGTTTACCACTCCGGCGTCCaag TTCATGGGGTTGAATATGGTTTTGGTGCACATGAGCATTCCACAACTGGCATATTTGAAGTAGAACCAAAGCAGTGCCCAGGATTCACATTCAGAAAGTCAATACTCATTGGGAGAACTGACTTGGGTCCGAAAGAGGTCCGTGCATTTATGGAGAAACTTGCAGAGGAGTATAGTGGCAACTCCTACAATCTCATCACAAAAAACTGCAACCATTTTTGCAATGATGTATGCTCCCGATTGACAGGGAAACCAATTCCCAGATGGGTGAATCGGCTTGCTCGTCTTG GTTTTCTTTGCAATTGTGTCCTCCCAGCTGGCTTGAATGAGACAAAAGTTCGGCATGTTAAGGCTGAAGATAGATTGTCTGACAAGAAAAAGTTAAGAAGCCACTCAAGTAGGTTTGTAAATTCTTCCAATACCAATATCATGCCTCCTCGTCCTACGAGGTCTGCAACAAGTAATAGAAGACAGAGAAGCCGTAATTCCCCATCCATGTCTTTGATTCGTTCTGCTTCCACTTCTCCCTCTACAATGAGGGTTTAG